A single Venturia canescens isolate UGA chromosome 1, ASM1945775v1, whole genome shotgun sequence DNA region contains:
- the Gmer gene encoding probable GDP-L-fucose synthase has product MSEQKVILVTGGSGLVGKAIQTVVSAESRSDEKWIFIGSKDADLCDKQSTLRLFEKYRPTHVIHLAAMVGGLFHNMNHNLDFLRNNLHINDNVLQSAHETNVIKVVSCLSTCIFPDKTTYPIDETMVHNGPPHPSNYGYSYAKRLIDIANRGYHQQHNRIYTSVIPCNVFGPHDNFNSEASHVIPGLMRKLYDLMKNGNTEDMEFKVMGSGKPLRQFIYSLDLAKLFVWVLREYNSVEPIILSVDETEEVTIARVAECLVQAFGFKGKIVFDTTAADGQYKKTASNAKLRAFLPDFKFTPFDQAIRESVDWYRENYNQARN; this is encoded by the exons ATGTCTGAACAAAAAGTAATTCTGGTAACCGGTGGCTCGGGTCTTGTTGGGAAGGCCATACAAACTGTTGTCTCTGCTGAATCAAGGTCAGACGAgaaatggatttttattggttCTAAAGATGCAGATCTGTG tgataaACAGAGTACATTGAGGCTCTTTGAAAAGTACAGACCAACTCATGTAATCCACTTAGCTGCAATGGTCGGTGGGTTGTTTCACAACATGAATCATAATCTAGACTTTCTC CGAAACAATTTACACATAAATGACAATGTGTTGCAATCTGCTCATGAAACCAATGTGATTAAAGTGGTTTCTTGTCTTTCCACATGTATTTTCCCCGATAAAACCACGTACCCTATTGACGAAACTATG GTTCATAACGGACCTCCTCATCCTTCGAACTATGGATACAGCTATGCAAAGCGACTTATAGACATAGCAAATCGAGGATATCACCAGCAACATAACAGAATTTATACGAGTGTTATACCCTGCAACGTGTTTGGACCTCACGACAATTTTAATTCAGAAGCAAGTCACGTTATTCCTGGATTGATGAGAAAATTGTACGACTTAATGAAAAATG GTAACACAGAAGACATGGAATTCAAAGTTATGGGCTCTGGTAAACCACTGAGACAATTCATCTACAGTTTGGATCTTGCCAAATTATTCGTCTGGGTTCTACGCGAATATAATTCAGTCGAACCAATTATTTTATCAG TTGACGAAACTGAAGAAGTGACGATAGCCCGAGTTGCCGAATGTCTGGTTCAAGCTTTCGGGTTCaaaggaaaaatcgtttttgatACAACGGCTGCGGATGGTCAATACAAAAAAACAGCGAGCAATGCAAAGCTCCGGGCTTTCCTGCCAGATTTCAAATTCACGCCTTTCGATCAAGCGATTCGTGAGAGTGTTGATTGGTATCGGGAAAACTACAATCAAGCCAGGAATTGA
- the dlt gene encoding codanin-1, whose product MAETILVNVLNKKISVDQLLKWLSAENSEETILPEIAQNEYTRTAFISYFLNYLREQCKSILLEVKETQEKPVKKKPGKLIIPSEQLEKGNLPSTSSYVSQREFPDYKSRHTGQANLEVRRASPTLYSMQPAHGVSVVCLGPRLPGASYLQPSTQSGHFPPLPYQLNPTSSSSTNNPTYHFPPAIIQANHSGNLYFQSHSSSENWNHGNISRYQTQPMSSQQFLNNSTVGFGPAGPSSSDIIPNVIGFNQQQIRMTDFNSSSEFGGRGIHESSFPNAPMSPSSPVRHDNSMGNNSSTINSSPAPFSPVSPLYANNSSILCSLKHERSLNASQGTHDDSYYSPNASKTSTPESAGGSGQKNSKSRQNKNLCLGDFMKSESSNKSKKQAKINSTKQIQSGEKTPNDNPMDNTYFSDDRQTKSIDTKSKRRSKKQSKINSTKQIQSGKNTPDDNPMDDTHFSDDRQTKSIDTKSTRRIKPTRLNVSGDQENRKNEVFGVISRPSAVNPKFVEIPSSDKLQQESSFEVERSLLKLERQRQPKSEVNPEIASVETRLLNKTKPEQTIAPDSDLVENIEILDTLALLYSGIFDRNLMSNPMTELYFVMTLLTTQYKAAPVKKSSELPVDTDKSSSAQTLETLKDDLGCMDLSDDNYASDSDSTTSDRKLKEKSSTEDKNELLNVIHSREDKSKNENKKCPVEYLNNAHNCVYFASLVIWNQRYLLSVLDRPTLKLLSENQQIICFRPELQAYLNEIYSVKCLQSSRLKQTDSGTCQTNVCFQVDTDNRETFPSSVAFSLFRKQRDLFYDILKDWEDNHLKPDWSFQRALKNKINSLLTTHTDAVNYCHLAKLFISQLLVSCGQTGKTEDLMNDESLSFLKSLKHVNPEKLLQLKERLVTPLTSMGPVPQPTFPGVQEFYKEFILNAHNWKFYVILENTFISEIMERNETQFAHSEIESTGTTVEENTKQDFISCVSNLRLLAKFTSFTISLPFKSVANSLEWRLSQIQLRGRVVPSLDLQNCLLDALVNRRLSLTVPWIVQYMAMLDPVTFQLPYFVNIGEILYCIYRVSNYLDRCNEYFTTSRQISTLMIFTIGWLFELPNFPRDLYTTWQRNYDTRRIRILDCLSQPRNKFNTITKDQENSKEQLVKCSSALDDLDIIDDRAFYECCPFLTEFKILLTSGNAVLSNSNANRHITPVSSQLSEPSSGIKTKNLQMQIEEAFWHGQPSSVRKTVDFIVEKVASSCVKYICNTIIPLLKQKNIQHFIKSKKIDIKVDFIQNREDDPEDKTQTPPNTSPIKVRREAHVERQMKLLATSMKEDGRRECSEKLSDLCEHKITNSIESLLSDDMPPTVKETCITIAKRTAMERIQQWIDAHIVESFFLKNMNVDLKRLGKEGDGEQILRESQHDENVPSPTEVIEMIRNLMWELLEKQKRWSEISIDYVAKTLMYLQQTLTRRADLIDYAEKNLYTMSVEYCLLLITHRPDLFTGTILEKFLSAWKMNSSRAGGGEPLFVRLISPRNIRMLTITSNSSAMKAFAQLLKALLRENLLSIEALSDQCVALFRQDWPEPVLKLLSQCLKDVVTDYKCSGAQAEGIKYLLDWIASTCDQMEIYD is encoded by the exons ATGGCTGAAACTATACTGGTAAATGTTTTAAACAAGAAAATATCCGTCGATCAATTATTAAAATGGTTGTCTGCTGAAAATTCTGAG GAGACAATTTTACCGGAAATCGCACAAAATGAATATACAAGGACAGCTTTTATATCTTATTTTCTCAATTACCTCCGAGAACAATGCAAGAG CATTCTGTTGGAGGTCAAGGAAACGCAGGAAAaaccagtgaaaaaaaaacctggtAAATTGATAATACCAAGTGAGCaattagaaaaaggaaatttaCCTTCAACATCAAGTTATGTGAGCCAAAGGGAATTTCCTGATTACAAATCACGTCATACAGGACAAGCAAATTTAGAGGTGAGAAGAGCCAGCCCCACCCTCTATAGCATGCAGCCAGCTCATGGAGTTTCGGTGGTTTGTCTGGGTCCCAGGTTGCCAGGAGCTTCGTATCTTCAACCTTCGACGCAATCTGGGCATTTCCCTCCATTACCTTATCAGTTGAACCCAACCAGTTCATCATCGACCAACAATCCAACATATCATTTCCCACCAGCGATTATTCAAGCTAACCATTCcggaaatttgtattttcaatcTCATTCGTCATCAGAGAATTGGAACCATGGCAATATTTCTAGATATCAAACCCAGCCAATGAGCTCGCAACAGTTTTTAAACAATTCTACAGTTGGCTTTGGTCCTGCAGGACCAAGTTCGTCTGACATTATTCCTAATGTCATTGGTTTCAATCAACAACAAATTCGAATGACGGATTTCAATTCGTCCTCAGAGTTCGGAGGCCGTGGAATTCATGAGTCGAGTTTTCCAAACGCACCAATGTCCCCGAGCTCCCCCGTTAGACATGATAATTCCATGGGAAATAATTCAAGCACGATTAATTCGTCGCCAGCACCATTCAGCCCAGTTTCACCTCTGTACGCCAATAATTCCTCGATTCTTTGTTCCTTAAAACACGAAAGGTCCCTTAACGCGTCGCAAGGCACGCACGATGATTCTTACTACAGTCCAAACGCCAGTAAAACAAGCACACCCGAAAGCGCCGGTGGCAGCGgacagaaaaattcaaaatctcgACAAAATAAAAACCTTTGTCTTGGGGACTTCATGAAATCCGAAAGCTCCAATAAATCGAAGAAACAGGCGAAAATTAATTCGACAAAACAGATACAAAGCGGGGAAAAAACGCCGAATGATAACCCAATGGACAACACTTACTTTTCTGACGACCGGCAGACGAAAAGTATTGATACCAAATCGAAACGGAGATCGAAGAAACAGTCGAAAATCAATTCGACAAAACAGATACAAAGCGGGAAAAATACGCCGGATGATAACCCAATGGACGACACTCACTTTTCTGACGACCGGCAGACGAAAAGTATTGATACCAAATCGACACGGAGAATTAAACCCACGAGATTGAACGTCTCCGGTGATCAAG aaaatcgaaaaaacgaagTATTTGGTGTGATAAGTAGGCCATCAGCAGTGAACCCAAAATTCGTTGAGATCCCATCGAGTGATAAATTGCAACAGGAGTCGTCGTTCGAAGTTGAGAGAAGTTTGTTGAAGCTCGAAAGGCAAAGACAGCCGAAGAGCGAAGTTAATCCGGAAATAGCAAGCGTCGAAACGAGATTGTTGAATAAAACAAAGCCCGAACAGACGATAGCTCCGGATTCAGATTTAGTGGAAAATATTGAGATTCTCGACACACTTGCCTTATTGTACAGTGGTATTTTCGATCGTAATTTAATGTCAAATCCTATGACCGAACTCTATTTTGTAATGACACTTTTGACAACTCAGTACAAAGCTGCACCGGTTAAAAAATCGAGCGAATTGCCTGTAGATACGGATAAATCGTCGTCTGctcaaacattggaaacgttGAAGGACGATCTTGGCTGCATGGATTTATCTGACGACAATTATGCGAGTGACTCCGATTCAACAACCAGCGAcagaaaattaaaagaaaaatcttccACCGAGGACAAAAACGAGTTGTTGAATGTTATTCATTCCAGAGAAGACAAGTCaaagaatgagaataaaaaatgtccaGTCGAATATCTCAATAATGCACACAATTGCGTTTATTTCGCGTCTCTCGTTATTTGGAACCAACGATATCTGTTGAGCGTTCTTGATCGACCTACCTTGAAATTACTCAGTGAAAATCAACAAATTATCTGCTTTCGACCTGAACTCCAGgcttatttgaatgaaatttacAGCGTTAAATGTTTGCAATCGAGCCGTTTGAAACAAACCGATTCGGG aACTTGTCAGACAAATGTCTGTTTCCAAGTGGATACGGATAATCGTGAAACTTTTCCATCGTCGGTGGCATTCAGTTTATTCCGAAAGCAGCGTGATTTGTTTTACGATATATTGAAAGACTGGGAGGACAATCATTTGAAACCTGATTGGTCGTTTCAAAGAGCTCTTAAGAACAAAATAAATTCTCTTCTGACTACACACACAGATGCTGTTAATTATTGTCATTTAGCTAAATTATTCATTTCGCAGTTACTGGTTTCGTGCGGGCAAACAGGAAAAACG GAAGATTTGATGAACGACGAAAGTCTTAGTTTTTTGAAATCTCTGAAACACGTAAACCCGGAAAAACTGTTGCAATTGAAAGAACGACTGGTGACTCCATTGACCTCGATGGGCCCTGTGCCTCAACCGACGTTTCCCGGTGTTCAGGAATTTTACAAAGAATTCATTCTCAACGCTCACAATTGGAAGTTTTACGTTATTTTGGAAAACACTTTTATCAGTGAAATAATGGAACGCAACGAGACCCAATTTGCACACAGCGAGATCGAGAGTACAg GAACCACGGTAGAGGAAAACACGAAACAAGATTTCATCAGCTGTGTATCCAATTTAAGATTGTTGGCTAAATTTACCAGCTTTACCATCTCTTTGCCCTTCAAATCAGTCGCGAATTCTCTGGAATGGCGTCTTTCGCAAATTCAACTGCGGGGACGT GTTGTTCCATCGTTGGATTTGCAAAATTGTCTTCTGGATGCCTTGGTGAACAGACGTTTATCATTAACTGTACCGTGGATCGTTCAATACATGGCAATGTTGGATCCAGTGACGTTTCAATTGCCTTATTTCGTGAATATCGGTGAAATACTGTACTGCATTTACCGCGTTTCCAACTATTTGGATCGTTGTAACGAGTATTTCACTACATCACGACAAATATCGACGCTAATGATATTCACTATTGGATGGTTGTTCGAATTGCCGAATTTTCCGCGGGATCTGTACACCACTTGGCAAAGGAATTATGACACGAGAAGAATTCGAATTCTCGATTGTTTGAGCCAACCTCGCAACAAGTTTAACACGATTACGAAGgatcaagaaaattcaaaggAGCAGCTCGTCAAATGTAGTTCAGCACTCGACGACCTCGACATCATCGACGATCGAGCTTTTTACGAGTGTTGTCCATTTTTGACCGAATTCAAAATATTATTGACTTCCGGTAATGCCGTTCTGAGCAACAGCAACGCAAATCGTCACATAACGCCAGTTTCGAGCCAACTCTCCGAACCGAGCTCTGGtattaaaacgaaaaatcttcaa aTGCAAATCGAGGAAGCATTTTGGCACGGCCAACCGAGCTCCGTAAGAAAAACTGTGGATTTCATCGTCGAGAAAGTCGCCTCGAGTTGCGTAAAGTACATCTGCAACACGATCATACCGCtcctgaaacaaaaaaacattcagCATTTCATcaagtcgaaaaaaatcgatatcaaAGTAGATTTCATTCAGAATCGGGAGGACGACCCCGAAGATAAAACGCAAACACCGCCGAACACATCGCCGATCAAAGTTCGGAGGGAAGCACAT GTGGAGCGTCAAATGAAACTTCTAGCAACATCAATGAAAGAAGACGGGAGACGTGAATGTTCTGAGAAATTGTCAGACTTGTGCGAacataaaataacaaattcgATCGAATCACTTCTCTCCGACGACATGCCTCCTACCGTTAAAGAAACGTGCATAACTATTGCAAAAAGAACAGCCATGGAACGTATACAACAATGGATCGACGCTCACATTGTCGAATCGTTCTTTCTCAAAAACATGAACGTTGATTTAAAAAGGCTAGGGAAGGAGGGAGATGGCGAACAAATTCTCAGGGAAAGTCAGCACGACGAGAACGTTCCGTCACCAACAGAAGTTATCGAAATGATAAGA AATTTAATGTGGGAGTTATTGGAGAAACAGAAACGATGGTCCGAAATATCGATCGATTATGTGGCGAAAACGTTGATGTATTTGCAGCAAACATTGACACGGCGGGCCGATTTGATCGACTatgcagaaaaaaatctttacacGATGAGTGTGGAGTACTGTTTGTTATTGA taacGCACAGACCAGATTTATTCACGGGAACAATACTAGAGAAGTTTTTGAGTGCATGGAAAATGAACAGTTCTCGAGCTGGCGGAGGAGAGCCTTTATTCGTGAGATTGATAAGTCCACGAAATATCCGAATGCTTACCATCACCTCGAATTCATCTGCCATGAAAGCTTTTGCGCAATTATTGAAAGCCCTTTTGAGAGAAAATCTCTTAAGCATCGAAGCTTTGAGTGATCAGTGCGTTGCTCTCTTCCGACAAGATTGGCCAGAg CCGGTTTTGAAATTATTGTCACAGTGCCTAAAAGATGTCGTAACGGACTACAAATGTTCAGGTGCGCAAGCTGAAGGAATTAAATATTTGCTGGATTGGATCGCTTCAACGTGTGACCAAATGGAAATTTACGactga
- the LOC122419529 gene encoding CWF19-like protein 2 yields the protein MSFINFESSKVKEAERQALREAREKILTNAEIAYRKKQAQVQRAKERGDDQWMLPSVEAKLSSTVSSKRKKKKEKKNKKAKKSKKKKKHKESSSDSASSGDETEEWVEKGTEMPGHSESETSKCIVSEKPLERDEWMNLPGSFLCSSRDEKQKKKEEDKKETCILDKPGQSSRELNPYWKDGGMGLPEMKDTHEAKVMDAAWLKKSLRRAQEQAEEEGKSLEEVAAARWGSLDKIHSMIEEAEKNSRKIYGSGNDWRRDSRKYSSSSRKIYDDHESNDRRAEKGREKRRKDSRERDERSRKRSKSPSLERDRKRSSNIDDGQLNADRKKITFMKPGDEEYSSASSSRKSSSSIKRWQKPNTNKSSVEQQRHGHTPKNHRERSPKSSSDESQSDHDDRKSTQVDDRKSGDNEEIITEAEMNKLGAKIVKAEIMGDMELAAELKAKLELARTARKNKPAVSSGTKPAEEENVILTKINAKGMARPLEPRSLYEEPTGGRRKAKKVDTHESGKRVRYFADDDKFTLQEMFQREKGETSAENDATFVKMASKSMDMDELFEQRITRQDSDAKQDERDRTRAIKAHKKLEKSLDNCRWCFDSKNMLKHLIVAMGSKTYVSLPSHVSMTVGHCILAPIHHVSCQTQLDEDVWEELQNFKKALTKMFMKRNEFPVFFEMSVGQHRFPHMQLECIPLPDEVGSMAPIYFKKALLECETEWSTNKKVIDLSNKDVRQAIPKGLPYFSVNFGNHGGFAHVIEDEKLFPKNFAQEIIGGILDLDHSLWRKPRRENFDQQRKKVLEFATSWKPYDFTTNDDS from the exons ATGTCGTTCATCAATTTTGAGAGTTCGAAGGTCAAAGAAGCCGAGAGACAAGCTTTGAGGGAAgctcgtgagaaaattttgacaaat gCTGAGATCGCttacagaaaaaaacaagCTCAAGTACAGAGAGCAAAGGAACGAGGCGATGATCAATGGATGTTACCATCTGTGGAGGCCAAACTTTCTTCCACAGTATCCTCGAagcggaagaagaaaaaagagaagaaaaacaaaaaagcaaaaaaatcaaagaaaaaaaagaagcataAAGAATCTAGTTCTGATAGT GCGTCCTCAGGAGACGAAACTGAAGAATGGGTAGAAAAAGGCACAGAAATGCCGGGACATTCAGAATCAGAAACATCCAAGTGCATTGTATCCGAGAAACCGCTTGAACGAGATGAGTGGATGAATCTCCCAGGTTCTTTTTTGTGCTCGTCGCGTGAtgagaaacagaagaaaaaggaagaagataAGAAAGAAACATGCATTTTGGACAAACCGGGACAGAGTAGCCGAGAATTAAATCCATACTGGAAAGATGGAGGAATGGGGCTCCCAGAAATGAAAGATACTCACGAAGCCAAAGTAATGGATGCAGcttggttgaaaaaaagtttacgGAGGGCACAAGAACAGGCTgaggaagaaggaaaaagtCTTGAAGAAGTTGCTGCAGCGAGATGGGGT TCGCTGGATAAGATACATTCGATGATCGAGGAAGCCGAGAAAAATTCACGGAAAATTTATGGTAGCGGAAATGATTGGAGACGAGACAGTAGAAAATATTCGTCTTCTAGTCGGAAAATTTACGACGACCATGAGTCCAACGATCGTCGAGCAGAGAAAGGTCGTGAAAAACGTCGGAAGGATAGTCGCGAACGAGATGAACGATCGAGAAAGCGATCGAAGTCACCGAGTCTTGAGCGCGATAGAAAACGATCTTCAAATATTGATGACGGACAATTAAATgcagatcgaaaaaaaatcacttttatgAAGCCCGGCGACGAAGAATATTCCTCTGCATCGAGCTCACGAAAATCTTCTTCCAGCATCAAGCGATGGCAGAAACCGAATACGAATAAATCATCCGTGGAACAGCAGCGACATGGTCACACACCGAAAAATCATCGTGAACGATCACCGAAATCTTCATCCGATGAAAGCCAGTCCGATCATGATGATAGGAAATCAACGCAAGTTGACGATAGAAAATCTGGTGACAACGAAGAAATTATAACCGAAGCCGAGATGAACAAGCTCGGAGCCAAAATCGTAAAAGCAGAAATAATGGGCGACATG GAATTAGCGGCTGAACTTAAAGCAAAATTAGAATTAGCAAGAACAGCGCGAAAGAACAAGCCTGCAGTATCCTCTGGCACGAAACCCGCAGAAGAGGAGAATGTcattttaacgaaaatcaaTGCTAAGGGTATGGCGAGACCGTTGGAGCCGAGGAGCCTTTATGAAGAACCTACAGGGGGTAGACGCAAAGCCAAGAAAGTGGATACTCATGAGTCCGGAAAGCGAGTGCGATACTTTGCTGATGACGATAAATTTACTCTGCAAGAAATG ttcCAGCGAGAAAAGGGTGAAACTTCAGCCGAGAATGACGCGACTTTCGTGAAAATGGCCTCGAAG AGCATGGATATGGACGAGCTTTTTGAACAACGAATTACGAGGCAAGATTCAGACGCGAAACAAGACGAAAGGGATCGTACAAGGGCGATTAAGGCTCACAAGAAGCTCGAGAAGAGCTTGGACAACTGTCGCTGGTGTTTCGATTCTAAAAATATGTTGAAACATCTCATAGTCGCTATGGGATCGAAGACGTATGTCAGTCTACCTTCTCACGTCTCCATGACCGTTGGACATTGCATTTTGGCACCGATTCATCACGTCTCCTGTCAAACACAATTGGACGAAGATGTTTGGGAAGAACTTCAA AACTTCAAAAAAGCATTAACGAAAATGTTTATGAAGAGAAACGAATTTCCCgtctttttcgaaatgtcagttggCCAGCACAGATTTCCACATATGCAATTAGAATGTATCCCGTTGCCGGATGAAGTCGGAAGCATGGCCCCAATATATTTCAAG AAAGCTCTGTTAGAATGTGAGACAGAGTGGTCGACCAATAAGAAAGTCATTGACCTGAGCAATAAAGACGTGCGCCAGGCGATACCAAAAGGCCTTCCATATTTCTCTGTTAATTTTGGCAACCACGGAGGATTCGCTCACGTCATAGAGGACGAGAAATTGTTCCCGAAAAACTTTGCTCAAGAAATTATCGGTGGAATATTGGATCTTGATCACAGCCTTTGGCGAAAACCAAGACGCGAGAATTTCGATCAACAGCGGAAGAAAGTTCTGGAGTTTGCAACCTCCTGGAAACCATACGATTTCACTACGAATGACGATTCGTAG